A segment of the Echinicola strongylocentroti genome:
AATTAAGCTTCTCCATATGTATGATTGGAGAGTTTATAGAGCAAAAAGACAGTATCCAAAGCATCGCAGTTTCCAAAAATGGTGAATTGGCCGAGAATTTAACTTATCAACTGAAAAACACACCTTGTGAGCATGCCGTAAAAGCCCATAATGAAAATGTCATCATTGTTCCCGACCATGTAAGTGAGTTATTTCCCAAGGATGATTTTCTGAAAGAAGAAAGCTTGCTGAGCTATTGCTCGATAGGAATCAAGGACAAGTCCGGTAAGAAAGTAGGTATTTTGGTGCTAGCTGATACTCGGCCGATCCATAACAAAAATGTCCTTATCAATATCGTATCCATTCTCAGTGATAGGGCAGGAGCAGAACTCCAGCGTATGCGCTATGAAAAAGAACTGATCGCTTCCCAACAGCTCTATAAAAGCATCGCCGAGAACTTCCCCAAAGGCACCATAGACGTGCTGGACCAAAACCTAGAGTACATTTATACAGAAGGAAGCGAATACCGGCACTTGGGAATAAACCCCAAGGAGCTCATTGGGGTTTCCCATTTGCAAAAATATGATAGTAGTACGGCAAAATTGGCCAAAGAAAAATTAGAAGAGGTCTTTGAGGGAAAGACAGTCACGTATGAGATCGCATTTAACGAAGAAAGTTATAAAAAAATCGGTGTGCCACTGCGAAATGAGCATAATGAAGTGACACGGGCACTTTTAGTTACCCAGAATATTTCAGCCTACAAAAAAGCAGAAGTAGAACGCGAGAAGCTTATCCGTGATCTTTCCAGCCACAATGAGGAACTGCAGCATTTTGCATATATCGTCTCACATAATTTACGGGCACCTATTGTCAATATCACTTCTCTTTTGGACTTGATCAATGAAGAGGATCTTTCAGCAGAAGAGAACAAGGAGCTATTTGATAGTCTTAAGGTCTCTACAGCTATTCTGAACACCACCTTGATGGACCTGATCGAGGTAGTTTCCATCAAAAAGAAAAAGATTATCCGGGTAGACCACATTGATTTTGATAATATTCTGAACAACATCGAAAAGAGCCTTCATCGTCAGCTAAAGGATGCCAAGGCGAAAATCCACAGGGACTTTCAGGCACCTGCTATCAATTACGTCTACAGCCACCTTGAGAATTTTCTGCTCAATTTTATGACCAATGCCATTAAGTACAAGCACCCAGAGAGGCTTCCCGAAATATGGATAAGTACAAGTAAAGATGGTGATAGAAATAAGATCACCTTCTCTGATAATGGTATCGGCATTGACTTGGACAAATATGGTGATCGGATATTTGGTTTATACCAACGTTTTCACAACCATGTAGAAGGAAAAGGACTTGGCCTTTATCTTATAAAAGAGCAAATCCGCTCATTGGATGGGGAAATTGTTGTGGAAAGTACAGAGGGAAAAGGGACTACCTTTATCGTCTTTCTCCACAACCTTCCTTTGCCACAAGAGTCAAGCTGAGCGCCTAGCTAAAAGTAGCGTAGATTCAGCGTGGCCAAATGTATTTTTTTAAACTCTTTCGCCTCTTTTGCGTGATTATACCTAAATTCGAATATCTCAATCAAAAAAACTGAAACCAAAGGATTATAATGGAATAAACCAAAGAAGGTTTTCACCATTGGTTTCATATAAATTCGAGTAGTGAAGATTAACATTCAATAATAAACACATGAAAAAAGCGATTATTCCAATTTTGATTTTGGTGGTAGTAGGTATTTTTGTCTATACGAAGGCGGTAGGAACCTACAACCAATTTGTACAGACCGAAGAGGACATCAACGGCAAATGGGCTGAAGTGGAAACCCAATACCAGCGCAGGGCAGATCTTATCCCTAACTTGGTCAACACCGTGAAAGGCTATGCCGATTTCGAGAAGGAAACCTTAGAAGGCGTGATCAACGCACGTGCCAAGGCCACTTCGATCAATATCAATGCCGATGAGCTTACTCCTGAGAAAGTAGCCCAATTCCAACAGGCCCAAGATCAACTTGGGGGGAGCCTCAGCAGGTTGTTAGTAGCTGTGGAAAGGTACCCAGACCTAAAAGCCAACCAAAACTTCTTGGACCTGCAGGCCCAGCTGGAAGGCACCGAAAACCGAATCGCTGTGGCCAGGAGGAACTTCAATCAGTCCGTCCAAGCTTACAATTCCAATTTAAGGACATTCCCGAACAATATCTTTGCAGGTTGGTATGGCTTTGAGAAGAAAGGCTACTTCGAAGCTGCCGAAGGAGCTGAAAATGCCCCTACCATAGAATTTTAAATTGACTCATTTTGCCCGGCCTATGCCGGGCATTCTTATTAAAAATATTAGGCCATGGCCGAAAAACTATTTTCCAAGGAAGAAAAGCAACAGATCGTTGCTGCTATCAAAGCTGCTGAGCTACAGACATCCGGAGAGATCCAAGTCCATCTAGAGAGTCACTGTAAAGGTGATGTGCTGGACAGGGCTGCCGATGTCTTCGCAATGCTCAAAATGCACAAGACCAAACTCCGCAACGGGGTACTCTTTTACTTGGCTATTGAAGACCACAAATTTGCCGTCTTGGGTGATGGTGGTATCAATGCAGTCGTGCCCAAGGGATTTTGGGACGGTATAAAGGAGGAGATGGTGAAGCACTTTAAGGAGGGTAAGTTTACCCAAGGGCTGGTCACTGGCATCGAAATGTCAGGAAAAGCCCTGAAAGAACACTTCCCCTATGATGCTGATACCGACGAAAACGAACTCTCTGATGAAATTTCCTTTGGATAATATGTTGATTAAAAGATACGCGCTATTCCTGTTTTTATTTTTGCTGACCGCTCAGGTGATCATTGCCCAGGACGATTTCCCTGAGCGTCCCAATCCACCCAAGTTGGTCAATGACTTTAGCCAAACCCTTTCTTCTTCTGAGCAAGCTGCCCTAGAGCAAAAGTTGGTGGCATTTAATGACAGCACCTCGTCCCAGATCACCGTGGTCTTGATGGGCTCTGTAGGTCAATATGACATCAGTGACTATGCATTTCAGCTTGGTGAGAAGTGGGGAATAGGTCAAGAAGGCAAAGACAATGGCCTGCTGATCCTAGCAGCCATGAAGGACCGAAAGGTGTTTATAGCCACTGGATATGGGCTCGAGGGAGCTGTTCCTGACGCACTGGCCAGAAGAATCGTGGACAATGTGATCGTACCGTCTTTCAAGCGGGAAGCGTATTACGAAGGCTTGGATCAAGCCACCACGATGATCATCAAACTGGCCAGTGGAGAATATGATGCCGAAGACGTCGAAAAGAAAGGCAATAGCGGCGGAGCGATATTTTTCATTTTGATTTTCATCGTCATCTTTATCATCATACCCTTCATCAAAAATCGCAATGACAATGATAACCACATGGGAGGCCGTGGTGGTGGAGTAGATTTCTTCACGTCATTGATGCTGATGAACCTGCTGGGCGGAGGCAATCGCGGCGGCGGAGGTTTCGGAAACTTCTCCGGTGGAGGAGGGAGCTTCGGTGGCGGCGGCGGATTTGGCGGCTTCGGCGGTGGTAGCTTCGGTGGAGGCGGCGCTGGCGGTAGCTGGTAGTAAGTGATGTGGGAAGGTTAACATGTTTCAAAGTTTAAATGTAGTAGTTGTTGAAGTGCTAACCTGATCAAATAATATTTCAGGTGAATAATTCTCTTTGTGACTTATTCTTCTGCCACAAAGTCTCGAAGGCACAAAGGTGTATGTAAAAAAACTGTTGTTCCGACAGCTGTGCTGCGGAACCCCGAAAATTGAGTTTTTAACTCAATACTACCTCCTTGAAGGTGTGCTTTGAAAGCTGGTTTATGGGTAACTACATAGGAGCAGCTTAGAACACATAACTCAGCTAGCAGAATCTATGTTTTTTATGTGCCTATGTTGTTCAAATACACCTCGAAAAGACCACTTTTCTTAACCAAATAGCATTGGAAACAGTAGGGGCAAGTTTCAATACTCCTTCCGCCTTAGTGCCTTTATGGTTCATTCTTCTGCCACGAAGATTCGAAGTCACAAAGGGGGGTGATGTCTCCTCCGACACCATTATTTAGGATCAAGCAATATTTCCGGGGGAATAAATTTTGACACACTTTCTTGAAATTTATTCCCTATTAATTTTTGGAATAAAGCGCTGTTGGTGTGTGTTGGGTTTTAGCGTGAATTTATAAGCGCTAGGAAGGTAATTGCTGCTAAAACAATAAGATTAATTTTAATGTTTACCATGGGCGTTGCCCATGGCTAAGGATGTTACGCCCTTTCAGGGCTTTTTTATGCTACTTGTCTCTTCGAATTTAAGCAAAAAATCAGCGCAAATCATAATCATCTGCGTCATCAGCGTTCCATCAGTCCTCAGCTTTTCCGCTTGATCCATTATTTAAAAATCGCTTAGCGACTTGGTGCCTTCGTGGCCTTCAAAACAAATCAGCCAGATCAGTATGACCTGTCCCGCCAAGGTAAACCTGCCTTCAATAAAACATCGGCTGTTGTTCCGACAGCTGTGCTGCGGAATCCCGAAAATTGAGTTTTTAACTCAATACTACCTCCTTGAAGGTGTGCTTTGAAAGCTGGTTTATGGGTAACCACATAGGAGGAGTTTAGAACACATAACTCAGCTAGCAGCTCTATGTTTTTTATGTGCCTATGTTGTTCAAATACACCTCGAAAAGACCACTTTTCTTAACCAAATAGCATTGGAAACAGTAGGGGCAAGTTTCAATACTCCTTCCGCCTTAGTGCCTTTATGGTTCATTCTTCTGCCACAAAGGAGGTTTTGGTGGGGATGATGTCTCCTCCGGCAACATTATTTAAAAATAGCTTAGCGACTTGGTGCCTTCGTGGCCTTCAATAAAACATCAGCTGTTGTTCCGACAGCTGTGCTGCGGAACCCCGAAAATTGAGTTTTTAACTCAATACTACCTCCTTGAAGGTGTGCTTTGAAAGGTGGTTTATGGTTAACCACATAGGAGAAGCTTAGAACACATAGCTCAACTAGCAGACTCTATGTTTTTTATGTGCCTATGTTGTTCAAATACACCTGAAAAAGCCCCATAAAAGACCAAAGACCACTTTTCTTAAATGACCAATAGCATTGCAGTAGGGCCAAACCATCTAATCATTTCTTCCAATCCAGCTGCGGCAGGCTCAGTTTGAAGCGAACGGCAATCAATCGGATGGTCACTACCAATAGAAAAGAGAGGATCAAGTTGACGTTACGCTCTACGCCTAGGTTTTGGAGGACGATGACCAGTATCGCTCCACTGAGACATGCCGTGGCATACACTTCCTTCTTGAGCAAAATGGGCGTGGCATTGCAAAGCATGTCCCTGATTACACCGCCCATTACGGCCGAAAACATGCCCATCATTGCGGCGATTTCTGGTCTTACTCCCAGACTAAGGGCTTTTTCGGCACCCAATACCGAAAACAAAGCAATCCCCAAAGTATCAAACAAAAACAGCGTTTTTCGGAGCTTGGACATGATTTTAAAAAATAAGATGGCCGTAAGAATACCCGCAAAAATGGCGTAGAGATAGCTTACATCATCTATCCACACCAATGGGTAACTGTCCAATAGCACATCCCGTAAGGTGCCGCCGCCAATAGCCGTAATAAAGCCCGTAAACCCTGCTCCAAACACATCATGCTCCCGATCATGTACGGCTAATGCTCCTGACACCGCAAAGAAATAGGTGCCGACCAATTCGAAAATAAATTGTAGATCCATAGTGTTTTAACTATTTGTACAAATAACAACTATTTAGCGATAAAACGAAAACAGTCGATAGCCTTGAAGAGAGAAGTATTCCTGTGCCTTGATTTTTGTCCATCAACCCTTAAAAACAAAGCATCATGTGCCTTTCTCCATCATCAAGACGCCCATCGCACGAAGGTCGTGGACTAACACGGATTTGGGAGGTTCCAGGTACCTTAGCCGGTATTTTTTCATGGCTTCTTTCAGCAATTCTTCCGTAAGCAAAAAGCGGGTAGACCCGTCCAGTAACCGGAAAGTACCATCTCCGACTTTTTCACTGGCGGCATCCATGCCCCCAAAGCCTGTCGTCATCCGCAAGAACAACATGCCGCCGGGTGCCAAAACCCGCATCATCTCATCAAGCATCGCATAAAAATGAGCGGTATCCCTGGCAAAATGCAAAACAGCCGAGCTGATCACCGCTTGAAATGCCCCCTGATGAAAAGACATATCCTCCACAGGAGCCACTTGCAACCTCAACGGATCGTATTCACGGTCAATGGTCTTGGCATAGATCCTTGCCATTTGGATAGCCGTCGGATTTTGGTCCACACCAAATACCTGGAAGCCCTCGTGTAGAAAGTAGATCAGGTTTCGTCCTTCTCCGCAGCCGGCATCGAGGATGCGCATGTCTTTGGTAAATCGCCCCTTCAGTATTTGGTCCAGCAGGTAGATGTCAATATTGCCGAGCAATTTATTCAGTGCTGCAATGTTCATGGATGGAGTTGTTTTAGTGTGGCGCGGGTAAGGTCTTTGCCCACTTCGATGATTTCCTTGGCCCGGTAAAACTCAAACGTGCCACACTGCCTTCTGGACATCTGCACCACGGCATCTATGGTGTGTGCCTGGAGGATATAATCCGATAGCCTATCCTGCATCATCTCAAAGGAGAGGTTCATCAAATCCAGAAAACTGGGGCTCTTCGGTTTTTCTTTCCGTTCTTGGGGAAAAAATTTGCTCATTTTTGTGCGGTATTCCGTGACCCATTGTGGTACGGTGATCAGTGGCTTACCGTCCTTTTGTGCCTGATGCTCTCGGACCAGACAGGCAACGGGCGCGTTGACATCGGAAGCGATCAGTAGATCACTTTCAAAATCCTTGGCCAAATCAACCGGAATGGGGTTCAGCAAGGCTCCGTCCACAAATTCTTCCTCTCCGATGATAAAGGGCTTGAAGACCGTGGGAATTGCAGCAGAAGCCCTGATGGCCTGAAATAGGCTACCGCTCGCAAAAGTCGTTTCCTCACCGGAAGAAATGTTCACCGCATTGCAGGAAAAGGGAATCGGCAGGTTTTCGATCAGTTCATCCCCTACCAATGCTTCCACCGCCTGAAAAACTTTATTTCCCTTGATAAAACCCCGGGTAGAAATGGTGAAGTCCATCAGTGAAAACACATCGATACGGTCCAGGTTACAGATCCATTCTTTGTAGGCATTTAATTTTCCACGGGCATATATCCCCCCAATCAGCGCTCCCATGGAGCATCCGGCGATCGCATTAATTTTATAACCATGCTCCTCCAATGCCTCTATGACCCCAATATGTGCCAATCCACGGGCGCCGCCACTGGAAAGCACAAGAGAAACTGTTTTATTTGCCATGGTATTTTCGATAACGCGATAGAATTCCTGTCAAAATTACTAAACGTTCCGCAAGATATAAATGATGTAGGTTTTTATTAAAAGTAGGAAGGTTTGAAGGTTTTAATGATGGAAAGTTAGATGGCTTTGGTTCTAGCGGGCACATGGACAGGCTGTCTGAGATACTGTTCATTGCCTATTGAAGAACCGAATACCGGACACTTTGCTGCCGGTTACACCTCCTAGACTTTCTCAAAAACAATAGCAGCCCAGTTGTCCTTTATTTTTTGGCTGAGAAGCTGGAGTCCAAGGGACTCCGCTTGGGATTGGAGGTCGGGGATGTCATGGGCATAAAAACCGCTGAGAAAAAGTTTGGCGTCAGGTTTCATCAGGGACATGTACACTTCCATTTCATCCAAGAGGACATTTTTGTTGATATTGGCCATGACGATGTCAAAAGGCCCTTTGGGCTTGACTTCGCGGATGGTGCCATGCCCCATTTTGACATTTTCCATGCCGTTGAGTGCGAAATTTTCGTTACCATTTTCCACACACCAATTGTCAATGTCAAAAGCTTCAATGTGAGTGGCGCCCAGTTTGTAGGCCATGATGGCCAATATCCCCGTTCCGGAGCCAATGTCAATCATGCTTTTGCCTTCATGCGGTACTTCCAGCTGATGGGACAGCATCAGGTAGGTGGTGGCATGGTGACCCGTGCCAAAGGACATCTTGGGATTGATCAGGATATCGTAGTTGACGTCTTCTCTGGGGGCGTGAAAGGAGGCCCTGACATAGACCTCGCTGCCAATGGAGATGGGGTCATAGTGTTTTTCCCACTCTTCGTTCCAATTGACTTTGGGCATTTTGCCTTCGATAAGTGAAATGCTGGCCAATTCCTGATAGCGGTCAATTACTTCTTGGAAAGTAACCCGATCAAAAAGGTCTTCCTGGATATAAGCATCTACACCATTGTCAGTTTCCAAAAAAGAGTCAAAGCCGATCTCACTTAATTCGGCCATAAGGATTTCCGAAAATTCTTGTGAACAGGAAATTTTAAACTCGAGGTATTCCATCGTTTATAGAAAAGTTAGTGGTGTAATGCTAGAAGAAAGAGGCTGTTTAATAAAACAGCCTCTATTTATCTTAGAAGGACTTGATGATGTCTACAAAGTCCCTGGATTTTAGTGAAGCGCCACCGATCAATCCGCCATCCACATCTGGTTTGGAGAAAATCTCTTGGGCATTGTCCGGCTTACAGCTGCCTCCGTAAAGGATGCTGGTACCGTTAGCGATTTCCTGACCGTATTTGCTGGCCAAGTGCGCTCTGATCGCGGCATGCATGTCCTGTGCTTGGTCAGAAGACGCCGTTTTACCTGTGCCAATCGCCCAAATCGGTTCATAAGCGACCACGATTTTGGCAAAATCCGCCTCGCTCAGACCAAAAAGGCTCTCTGTCAATTGATCTTTTACATACTCTTCATGGGTGCCTGCTTCTCTGATTTCGAGCGGCTCACCACAGCAGAAGATTGGAATAAGGCCGTTTTCCAAGGCCAGTTTTACCTTCTCTGTAAGTTGCTCGTTGGACTCCGCAAAATACTCTCTACGCTCACTGTGACCAATGATCACGTATGCAGCTCCAAAAGACGCCAAGATGCTGGCAGAAGTTTCTCCAGTGTAAGCACCGGATGCTTTATCAGAGCAGTTTTGTCCGCCTAGGAAGATGTTGTCTACTCCACCGATCAGTTTTTTCACATTGGAAGCGTGGACAAAAGGAGGATTCAAGACCACAGTGACATCACTGACCCTTTCGTCTTTGACCATATTGACAATCTCAGAAGTCAGTTTTTGGCCTTCTTCCTGCGTTCCGTTCATTTTCCAGTTACCGGCGACGATTTTCTTGCGCATGATAATTTAGGTTAGGTTTGATATATTTGAATGAGAAAAGACTCCAAGAGTGGTTTTATCCCCCTTGGAGATGTTTCGTTGCTAAAATTACATAAAATGTCCTTCCCAAGAAAAGATTATTCTCAAGAGCCTCAGAAAAAAAACCTTACCCCTGGTCAGGCCAAGGTGAAGATTGCGGCATTTTGCGCCTACCAAGAGCGGAGCCAGCAGGAAGTGAGGGACAAGCTTTACACTTATGGGCTGTATCAAGATGAGGTGGAGGAGTTGATTTCGGTGATGATTACGGAGAATTTTCTCAATGAAGAGCGATTTGCAGAAGCCTATGTCAGGGGGAAATTTTACCTTAAAAAGTGGGGGCGGCTGAAGATCGAGCAGGGTTTAAAGCAGCACCGACTGTCGGCAAATTGCATTAAACTGGGGATGCGGGAAATTGACCCAGATGAGTATTGGGAGGAACTGTTGGGGCTTGCCGTAAAAAAATGGGCGACCACCCAAGAGAGTGATCTCTTTAAGAAAAAGGCCAAAATCCACCGTTTTTTAATCAGCAGGGGCTTTGAATACGATTTGGTCAGCAGTGCCGTGCAGGAGGTAGCCTCTGCGGGTTAGTGGCGATTGGGAGGGTTTGACGAACCTCTTGCCCAGTTGTGTAAAAAAAGTCTGGTGCTTATAAAAGTGTCTTTTCTCCTAAAGCATTCTTTGACTACCTTGTTGGGATATTGACATGATATAAATCAACCGTTATGAAAAAACTTATACTTGTGCTGACCTTGGCGGGGTTTGTTTTTACCGCCTTTGCTCAGCAGCAGTACACCACCTTGTTTGAGTCTTCGGGAGGAACAGCCACTCCAGCGTATACCGATGTGATGGCTTATTATGAAAAATTGGCCGAAGATTTTTCGGAGGTTCAGCTGAAGAAGATGGGCAAAACGGACAGCGGCAAGCCCTTGCACTTGGTCATCTTGGACAAAAAGGGGAGCTTTGACCCTGAAAGCTGGCGGTCTGATGGGCGTCTAGTGGTTTTTGTGAACAATGGCATCCATCCGGGTGAGCCTGTGGGCATCGATGCTTCCATGATGTACCTACGGGATATTTTGCAGGGAAAAGAAAACTGGGAGGAAGACATGGTGCTGGCATTGATTCCCGTCTATAATATCGGTGGACACCTCAATAGAAATTCGACCACACGGGTAAACCAAGAAGGACCCAAAGCCCATGGTTTTCGGGGAAATGCCCGTAACTATGACCTGAACAGGGATTTTATCAAGACAGACACCGAAAACTCCAAGAGCTTTCAGGAAATCTTCCAGTGGCTGCAGCCGCACGTCTTCATTGATACCCACACCAGCAATGGCGCAGATTACCAGCACGTCATGACGCTCATCGAGACACAGCACAATATGCTGGGTGGAGCCGCCGGAAAGTACATGTATGAAAAACTTACCCCTGGCCTCTTCAGCCAAATGAAAGAGCGTGGTTCTCCCTTGGCGCCTTATGTGAATGTCTGGGGCGATGTACCAGAAAACGGATGGTCACAGTTTAAGGATTCACCGCGGTATTCCAGCGGTTACGCTTCACTTTTCCACACCATCAGCTACGTTCCGGAAGCGCATATGCTCAAAACCTATCGGCAACGGGTAGAAAGTATGTACAAACTCTTCCAGTCTTACACGACGGTTTTTGAACGGGACATGGAGGAGATTGTCACGGCGGTGGAAGCAGATCGGGAAGCAGCGAAAAACCAAGAAAGCTTCAATTTTAACTACCAAATTGTAAAGGAAAATCCAGTGAAAATCGATTTTCTAGGCTACGAATCAGGCCATAAGGCGAGCGAGGTCTCGGGTGAGCCAAGGCTTTTTTATGACCGCAATAAGCCTTTTGAGGCAGCAGTGGATTTTTACGATACCTATTCCCCTTCGCTCTCTATCAAAAAGCCAAACTATTACGTCATTCCCCAAGGTTGGCTAAAAGTAGTAGAGAATCTACGGCGAAATCAAGTGCACATGAAGTCGGTAAAGGCTGACTTTACCATTAGCGTCACGGCGTACTATATCACAGACTTCAAAACCCTACAAAAACCCTATGAAGGCCATTACCTCCACTCCAATGTTCAGGTAAGAAAAACTTCCCAAGAGGTAAGCCTCCGCGCCGGTGACTGGCTCGTACCCATGGACCAGCCCGCCAATGACTTCATCATGGAAGTGCTGGAGCCGCAAGGAGAGGACAGCTACTTTGCTTGGAATTATTTCGATACCATCCTTCAGTCCAAAGAAGGGTATTCAGCCTATGTATTTGAAGATTTGGCAGCGGAATACCT
Coding sequences within it:
- a CDS encoding LemA family protein → MKKAIIPILILVVVGIFVYTKAVGTYNQFVQTEEDINGKWAEVETQYQRRADLIPNLVNTVKGYADFEKETLEGVINARAKATSININADELTPEKVAQFQQAQDQLGGSLSRLLVAVERYPDLKANQNFLDLQAQLEGTENRIAVARRNFNQSVQAYNSNLRTFPNNIFAGWYGFEKKGYFEAAEGAENAPTIEF
- a CDS encoding TPM domain-containing protein; this translates as MAEKLFSKEEKQQIVAAIKAAELQTSGEIQVHLESHCKGDVLDRAADVFAMLKMHKTKLRNGVLFYLAIEDHKFAVLGDGGINAVVPKGFWDGIKEEMVKHFKEGKFTQGLVTGIEMSGKALKEHFPYDADTDENELSDEISFG
- a CDS encoding TPM domain-containing protein, with translation MKFPLDNMLIKRYALFLFLFLLTAQVIIAQDDFPERPNPPKLVNDFSQTLSSSEQAALEQKLVAFNDSTSSQITVVLMGSVGQYDISDYAFQLGEKWGIGQEGKDNGLLILAAMKDRKVFIATGYGLEGAVPDALARRIVDNVIVPSFKREAYYEGLDQATTMIIKLASGEYDAEDVEKKGNSGGAIFFILIFIVIFIIIPFIKNRNDNDNHMGGRGGGVDFFTSLMLMNLLGGGNRGGGGFGNFSGGGGSFGGGGGFGGFGGGSFGGGGAGGSW
- a CDS encoding trimeric intracellular cation channel family protein, whose protein sequence is MDLQFIFELVGTYFFAVSGALAVHDREHDVFGAGFTGFITAIGGGTLRDVLLDSYPLVWIDDVSYLYAIFAGILTAILFFKIMSKLRKTLFLFDTLGIALFSVLGAEKALSLGVRPEIAAMMGMFSAVMGGVIRDMLCNATPILLKKEVYATACLSGAILVIVLQNLGVERNVNLILSFLLVVTIRLIAVRFKLSLPQLDWKK
- a CDS encoding class I SAM-dependent methyltransferase, with translation MNIAALNKLLGNIDIYLLDQILKGRFTKDMRILDAGCGEGRNLIYFLHEGFQVFGVDQNPTAIQMARIYAKTIDREYDPLRLQVAPVEDMSFHQGAFQAVISSAVLHFARDTAHFYAMLDEMMRVLAPGGMLFLRMTTGFGGMDAASEKVGDGTFRLLDGSTRFLLTEELLKEAMKKYRLRYLEPPKSVLVHDLRAMGVLMMEKGT
- a CDS encoding patatin-like phospholipase family protein; its protein translation is MANKTVSLVLSSGGARGLAHIGVIEALEEHGYKINAIAGCSMGALIGGIYARGKLNAYKEWICNLDRIDVFSLMDFTISTRGFIKGNKVFQAVEALVGDELIENLPIPFSCNAVNISSGEETTFASGSLFQAIRASAAIPTVFKPFIIGEEEFVDGALLNPIPVDLAKDFESDLLIASDVNAPVACLVREHQAQKDGKPLITVPQWVTEYRTKMSKFFPQERKEKPKSPSFLDLMNLSFEMMQDRLSDYILQAHTIDAVVQMSRRQCGTFEFYRAKEIIEVGKDLTRATLKQLHP
- the prmA gene encoding 50S ribosomal protein L11 methyltransferase, yielding MEYLEFKISCSQEFSEILMAELSEIGFDSFLETDNGVDAYIQEDLFDRVTFQEVIDRYQELASISLIEGKMPKVNWNEEWEKHYDPISIGSEVYVRASFHAPREDVNYDILINPKMSFGTGHHATTYLMLSHQLEVPHEGKSMIDIGSGTGILAIMAYKLGATHIEAFDIDNWCVENGNENFALNGMENVKMGHGTIREVKPKGPFDIVMANINKNVLLDEMEVYMSLMKPDAKLFLSGFYAHDIPDLQSQAESLGLQLLSQKIKDNWAAIVFEKV
- the tpiA gene encoding triose-phosphate isomerase; translation: MRKKIVAGNWKMNGTQEEGQKLTSEIVNMVKDERVSDVTVVLNPPFVHASNVKKLIGGVDNIFLGGQNCSDKASGAYTGETSASILASFGAAYVIIGHSERREYFAESNEQLTEKVKLALENGLIPIFCCGEPLEIREAGTHEEYVKDQLTESLFGLSEADFAKIVVAYEPIWAIGTGKTASSDQAQDMHAAIRAHLASKYGQEIANGTSILYGGSCKPDNAQEIFSKPDVDGGLIGGASLKSRDFVDIIKSF
- a CDS encoding regulatory protein RecX, which gives rise to MSFPRKDYSQEPQKKNLTPGQAKVKIAAFCAYQERSQQEVRDKLYTYGLYQDEVEELISVMITENFLNEERFAEAYVRGKFYLKKWGRLKIEQGLKQHRLSANCIKLGMREIDPDEYWEELLGLAVKKWATTQESDLFKKKAKIHRFLISRGFEYDLVSSAVQEVASAG
- a CDS encoding M14 family metallopeptidase, with amino-acid sequence MKKLILVLTLAGFVFTAFAQQQYTTLFESSGGTATPAYTDVMAYYEKLAEDFSEVQLKKMGKTDSGKPLHLVILDKKGSFDPESWRSDGRLVVFVNNGIHPGEPVGIDASMMYLRDILQGKENWEEDMVLALIPVYNIGGHLNRNSTTRVNQEGPKAHGFRGNARNYDLNRDFIKTDTENSKSFQEIFQWLQPHVFIDTHTSNGADYQHVMTLIETQHNMLGGAAGKYMYEKLTPGLFSQMKERGSPLAPYVNVWGDVPENGWSQFKDSPRYSSGYASLFHTISYVPEAHMLKTYRQRVESMYKLFQSYTTVFERDMEEIVTAVEADREAAKNQESFNFNYQIVKENPVKIDFLGYESGHKASEVSGEPRLFYDRNKPFEAAVDFYDTYSPSLSIKKPNYYVIPQGWLKVVENLRRNQVHMKSVKADFTISVTAYYITDFKTLQKPYEGHYLHSNVQVRKTSQEVSLRAGDWLVPMDQPANDFIMEVLEPQGEDSYFAWNYFDTILQSKEGYSAYVFEDLAAEYLSQNPGLKEELEKKKAADPDFAKDGSAQLRWVYEHSPWKEKEHMRYPIFRVD